The following is a genomic window from Elaeis guineensis isolate ETL-2024a chromosome 10, EG11, whole genome shotgun sequence.
GCACTTATGTTTAAACAGTGTTGAGAATTGAATTGCATGAAATATGGTGAGCAGTTTGAAAAAGAACAAATTTGTTGGTTTCCAACAACAGCATGGAAACAACGGGCATATCTGGATGTTTATGaagataaatatatgtatattgtCCAGATTTTATGTTTTCCCACATGGAGAGTGGCTCATGAGGAAATTTTCCACAATAATGTTATTGAGTAATTTCTTCTCTAGCATATCCATGTTCTGATTATCCTCTTGTTCAAGAACTTGGAGTGACTTCCATGTAAATCTCCATTTTGCTAGCTTTGTTTCTAAAATTTTGTTGCTACCAAAATTAACAATAATGAAAACCCACAAAAGCTACAACAATCTAACCAAGATGAATGTAGACAAATAGGCTTCCAGCATAATCAGTTTTGTGAATACAAATTGAAAGAAACCTAAAACACTCTACCTTTATAATATAGCGCTCCTCTACAACACTAAATGTTATTTATTTTTCAgtaaattttgcataaaaaagaGAAATATAATATCCGACTAAAGAACATGCTTCAAAAAGGATTAATGTGGACCATATTGGACACACAAAAGCAAATTTAAGCAGTCTTGGATGAGTGTAAGCGCAGAATGGTTGCGACTCATGAAGACTAAAAGACAGTTCAATATTtgatatttcaaattttatcagaAGAACCAAACCTGTCTTGGAAGAAAAGATCAATGATCCCATTTCTCCCATTTTCATGATTAAAGAAGATGAAAAGGCTCCAGTGCATCAGCCATATCCTATTCTGCAGCTGATTTAAAGGTGAAGCAAAATTCTGCCCCGCAAAAAAAAGAGGCAATAATGTTAAAGAAAGTTGGAAAGCACTAAAAAATAGCATAAAAGAAACAACCAAACCATAAAGAAACCACATGCAGACACTACACAGCATGCCCAGCAAAGTGCCAAAAATAGAACCTTTGAATCTATAATCTCCTTGAGTCGATTAAGTTCCTCGAGTGCAATATCCCAATTCTGCATTAAAATCTCTGCCGCTAGCTTGCCCCACAAAGCACTCAAACTTCTGTCACTGTTCGTGCACAAAGCGCGATATTGATACAAGTAGTCAGCAGCACCAGAGTAGTTCCCACACTCAAATTGAAACTTAGCATATTGATATAAAGCCTCTATCTGATCCACACCAATCTGTTCAACAACCAAAATAAGAAAATTaccctttttcttcctctctgcttCTTTTAATCGATAAATTTGCAAGCCATTACCGATACCAACTGAATTCATTAATTATCTTTAAAACAAAAGGTAATTTTGCATAATCTGAGCAACAGACTGCGTCATGAAAGCTTaaagatcaaaatttttcaaataaaaacagAAGCAAAACCAAGGAAATCAAAGCAGAGGAAACCTGAAACCGATCATTGAGCATCTGGATGTTGTATTGTTTATCAGGCCTCAGCTCCTGAACCAAGGTAGCATTCTGAAGAAAAGAGATCAGCGGCGCCACCGACTCCTCAAGAGACTTCAACCTCGCGACAACCTGGACCCTCCTATCCACCATCTCTGCCAACACAAATCCAGCACAAAATTCATATCCTCAAaaacagagagagaaagagagagagaagaaattcCATCAGATCAAAATCCTAAGGGGACAGGGGAGAGGATGTACGACCTTGGGGGACCTCTTCGGTGTGGTAGAGGGTCTTATGGATGTCCATGGCGTAGTCGACCATATTGGTCTGGCTGAGGAGCTCGATCTTGGCCTTGAGGATCTCGTCCTCAGCGTAGAGCTGGCGCTCCTGGAGGAACTCCAGGAGGGGAAAGACGAGGTGGCGGTCGAGATGAGGAGCGATCCGGGAGGTGAGGTCGTAGTTCGCCATGGCTAGAGCTGAAGCGGAGCTAGCTAGGGTTAGAGTTTCTCGGGGGCTCCTTCGGTCCCGCCAccggaagaagagaaaagagctaGCCTGCGAGAAGTATAAGAAAGAGATATGATGCTTTTGGATGGTCGATCCAACGGCTCCTGGAGAAGGATCAGACAGGACTTGGGCCTGCTTCTACGTCTACGTGATTGGTCGTGGGCCAAGCCCAAAAGGGCTCCTGGACACCATGTCCACCGTGAGAACGTAAATTAAATAGTCTGTAAAGTATAAAATATATAGATTGCGTTACTGACTCCTTTTCAATGTGTTTTGGGTATTTCTCTAACTTGATTCGATCGTAAATAACTACATCCATGGCATCAGCTTGAACAAGCCAGCTCAAGGTTGTTGGTAAATGTCCACAGAAAATCTGAACCTCCTTCAAATGTGTGAGGCCTCAAAGAAGTCCAAGCTGGCCATCTTGAACTCATATCATGTATAGGGAGTGGCATGCAAGAGTTCCGTCCGTTCTTTTgccaatctaaaaaatatttccaTCTTCGAGTGCCCTTCCAGACAAACGCTCTTCGTACCAAAAACCCAGAGATCCAACAGGAGATCCTTCAAGCAGCAGCAGGGTCAGGAGAGGCAGCTGATGCCACTGTACGTTGTTCCATCGACACGCAGAGACCGGCCCGAATGGTCTCTAATAGTGAATCCAGGAGCGGCAGCCTCTGACGTTCCTTGCGAATAGCTCATTAACATGCACTTCCAACATCCATATTTAGCTATCTATCATTTAAAATATCTTGTAATAGATCAGAGCCCAGCGACCATTTTAAACAGGTAGCCATGCACATAAACTCCTAATTCTTCTCATAAAGCATATGGTTTTTCCTTGGCAAATGCTAGAACCTATATTGCTAGGATAATTTCTTTGGATTAAAATTGAGCTCTTCATGAACAGGATGAGGAATACCTAAAGTCACTTATTAAATTTGTGCCTCCTTACAAGAATTGCATATCAACTCAGATATAACCCTGGACCTCATGTCTCCAAGTGCATTTCTCAATAGAGCCCACATTTACTGCGAGATTCCTTTCCTCGTCTTCCGTTGGAATCTGAAACTGCGTACATTTCACCGCAATTTGTCATTCATTTTGATGGATACTCTCAGCACCCAGAATGTAGAGCATGCAAAGCTCTGAGCTAACAGAAAAATCTCAGCAAATCCCATAACAGGGTTTGAGAAAAACCAGATGCCATTTGCCTGATGTTTAATTAGACTATAAAAACAAAGCATTTCATGTGACTCATCTCACGTCTACAAAGAGATCACATACAATGCAAACCATCCAAAATAACATACTAAGGAAAAGATCTTGTCACCACGAATCAACATTGAGTAGCATCACAAGCAACATGACCCGAGGACAACAAGGCAGAGAGAGTGCAACACTAGGTAATATGCCCGAACAAGAACAAGGCTGGTACACGCAGCTTTCTTCATGCGATGAGGAAGGGCAAGACAATGAGCATGAAAGATTCATAAGTGAATGTGGCCGACCCCGTGTACGTGGTGTCCTTCTCCTTGAACTTTTCTGTCAGCCCCTGCCATCCCAACGATCCAAATAGAAAATATGCCATTTCAGTTCTAGCTCCAAACTATAGAGGACAACAGAAAATCACAATCCTCAAAGAAAATTGTATGTCAGAAACTAGTGAATGAATTAATGAATTACCTTAACAGTAAGGCAACATCTGCAAGGCATTCAAAGATACACAAATAAGTCAAAAGGTGTAAATAACTAATATGAAAGTTAACATATGACCCAAACTACCTCCCAGCAATATTTCAATAAATTGCCCTACCCAAAGCAAAAATGGATTCGGGAAGGAAGAAAACTTACTCAATGAAGTTATCATATTCAATGGCTTTGTTTTTGCCTCCAGATTTATCAAACTTGGACACGAGCAGGTCCAAGACCACCGGAGAAACAGAAAACCCAAGACTCAGAAGAGCTTCTCGTAGCTCAGGAGCATCAATCTTACCACTGTGATCCCGATCAAACCTCTCAAAGATGGTCTAGAAATGCAAAATTGTTAGCAACCAATTAAAATAAAGGGCTAGCTTCATGCAACAAAGATTTGTCGATCTTATACCCTCCAGTTCTGAAGGCTGTAGAACAGCGAGCAGAATTCCTTTGGCCCTGCAAAGTACCAAAGTCACACAATTAGACTTTACCATGGAGTTGCTAGATTCAAGTGCAAAACCAATTAATTAGAACAACAGAAAGCAGGATTTGGATGTCGCTTGAAATCTTAAAGACAGGGCCCCATCCTTACAAGAAAAAAAAGGCACAATAATCTCATTTCTGAAAATTTTAAGACCTAAACAGAGAAGATGGCACCGCCATTCTGCCTTTGACAG
Proteins encoded in this region:
- the LOC105052457 gene encoding eukaryotic translation initiation factor 3 subunit E, whose amino-acid sequence is MANYDLTSRIAPHLDRHLVFPLLEFLQERQLYAEDEILKAKIELLSQTNMVDYAMDIHKTLYHTEEVPQEMVDRRVQVVARLKSLEESVAPLISFLQNATLVQELRPDKQYNIQMLNDRFQIGVDQIEALYQYAKFQFECGNYSGAADYLYQYRALCTNSDRSLSALWGKLAAEILMQNWDIALEELNRLKEIIDSKNFASPLNQLQNRIWLMHWSLFIFFNHENGRNGIIDLFFQDRYLNAIQTNAHHLLRYVATAVIINKRRRNMLKELIKVIQQEQHCYKDPITEFLEYLYVNYDFEGAQRKLRECEQVILNDPFLGKHVEDGNLTTVPLRDEFLENARLFIFESYCRIHQCIDISMLAEKLNMSYDEAEMWIMNLVRNSKLEAKIDSVSGTVIMRTNHLNVYEQIIENMKNLNMRTHVLAKNILEPAQAATR